TTACATCGGCCCTAGCCCATAGtcggcctttttttttttaatttttttgtggcTCATTGTTAGCCTTGGCCCGTTTTGATTTTGGCTTGTCGTCGggcccttttgaagtttggcttaTTGTCATccttggcccgttgtcggccctttttggagtttggcccaTTGTCGGCCtttttgaatctgcattcactAGTCACCTGTCACCGTCGCTGGCCAcccgccagcctctatctcctccAGCAGTCGCCACCATCTACGGCTCGTTCCTGGCCTCCGCCATTGCCAtcatcattgtttcggatttcaaaTTCAAGGTTCCATAATATTTCACCTTGAGCTAGAGGGCATGTTaaaatatacagaaaatataatatttttcgtatattccataaataagttgatatcaaatattttttatttatgggttgatagtagtcaaatattgggattgtaatcaagttAAGggaatttgattactatacttgtatttagacactACCATATAAATAAGGatctttgtattgtaaacaaatcaagGTTAATGACAGTgcatttacatatatatattttgttatcgTAGTCGTTTGTGCGTGGTAGAACTTGAGGACCTTTAACATGTGCTTTAATTTTACTTGTATTAATAAACTAATTACAAAAGCAAatccaaaagagaaatgaatttGGGAGACTTAAACAGTCAATATGTTTGCTGAATGGTTATCGTATATTTTTGGAACATACATATCATATTATATGAGAAATTAAATCAATATAGGATGGAAGAATTAGAGCAAGGTAGGATTCTTctaaaccttttgttttagaGCTTTACAGCCCAGAGTGCACCATTGAAAGGGCTTATCAGTTATCATTCTAAAATTTGCCAATACAAACTTGTTGTAGAGTGACAAACAGAAAGCGATGAAACCTCTCGCttcttttgaaatgaaaaatgtgCTTGAACTATTCCCTGTACCCTGTTGAACCTTTCTGTAATTAGGAAATTgttcatgtgtatatatatagagatgTTGTTTTTCCATCttaggggaaaagaaaaaaggaaaaaggaaaaagaagagttGGACCGGAGCAAAGGAATGGAAGAAAAATGTGCTTTAATAGCCTTGCAGGTTAAGTTTTCTTAGAGACGAGAATTGCAGAATGAAAAGAAttactttttgtattttaacaCCATAGGCGTTAATGAAGTAAAACTGCCCTTCTCTTTTAATTACTGTATAATGATTTTGAAACTGAAAGGGCAGTAgtattgttacaaaaaaaaaaaaaagaaagagcagTGGTATATATTCTGCTTAGGCTTTAGAGTTGTTTTGAGCCTCGTGTACTAGCGTATTGATCACAGGCTGGTTTACAACACGATTAAGCAAAAGAAAATTCCCCGTTCGATAAAGAGACAACTGTGCGGACCCCACAGAGAGATGCAATTAATTAAGCAAAATGCTAAAAAGCCATGCGGTCATTTTTGTCATTCACCCAAGAATAAAGCTAAAGTCGAATTCTCTAGAGGTTCTCCTCACGGCTAAGAAAGAAATGGCCCAGCCAGTCTCTATCATCAGTGTACCCTTTTCTGGTATTTGTGACCCAGGggctataataataataataaagaatttCCCTACCTAACCTACCCACTTTATACGAGAAGCAAACCAATGGAATAGAGCCacgttgtcttttttttttttttcatctgctttttttcttttactttcacGTTCATAtcatgtcttttctttttcttcatttcttatACAACAAACAAAATAGACACAATCTTAACACTTTCCGAAGATGAGACCAATAATGAAGATTAAAGGCCCAGGGCATCCCTCATCCACGCTCACTATAAAAGCCTCTTCACACACTATGTAGTCTTTCATGCCAAATCcactactttttaatttttgcttgTACCAAGTACAAAATCAATACACCAAacaaacccctctctctctctctctctctcacacacacattttGCAAGTCCATTAATACAATTAATTAAGCCAAAGATGAAGAACAAAGCATCTGCAATATTGAAGCAGATAATATCTACGTTGAGCTCAATGGCCAAGGCTAAAAGCCTGTCTCTCAAGAGCAAAACAAGGGCCATCAAGACTCGCCTGATTATATTGTCGTTGCTTAGCAAGAAGAAGTTCCTGATGAGCTCCCTCTCTCACAGTATTCAGCAAAAAAAGAGCTCCATCTCTCACAAGCTCCATACTTTGCTTGGCCATCAATATCATGACAAACAGTACTCGGACGATGAAAACCAAAGCAAGCTGGCTATTGCACTGTACGAAGGTAACATTAATGCCATGACCCACGAGTCCCTCCCTGACCAAACTCGTACAGAGTTGTTGGAGGAGACGGAACACGGCTGCGTAGACGAAGCAGATGAGGAGGACGATGTCAAGTACCCGGATCTCACCCACTCGTTCTTCGAAGATCCGGGACTGGGAGGTTCCGTGATAGACCTGGTGAAGACTTCAAAGGAAGGGGCAGGGGAGGAATTCAGCCTAGAAGACGACATAGACCACGTGGCAGACCTCTTCATAAAGAGATTCCATAGTCAGATGCTGATGCAGAAGCAGCTGTCCTTGAAGAGGTACCACCAGATGCTGCAGAGGGGTGCCTAGCTaaaacttctatatatatatttccttgtaCGAAAATGTAAAAGCGCCTCCGTCAAATAAATGTTTAATTTCCAATATTTCTCCAAATTAAACATTATCTaccaaactactaaaattttataatgtatctcaaataaaaaaacttcaaaaaattaaaaacaaaaaaatggtgaTAGACCTACGTGCTGGAATAGTGGAATGCAaatcttttgtaattttaaaaaaatatcgaTACAATCTTTAATTTAGATAAGACGTTACAAAGTATGTTTTAGTTAGGGGGGggcttgcttttatttttattttcgaCCTATTAATTTATTAGTATTATCTTTTTAAACCACTATatccaccccttaattttttcaagaataatactagttattataattttattcaacCATTCATCCAATAATATTAAAGTGACAAAAACAAATAGAGAATGCCTAATATACACTATAATCTATTAAGTGAGactatattaatgtatttttcatAGGATAAGAACATGAAATAGATAGAGAATGCCTAATATACACTATAATCTATTAAGCATAGAGAGACACATATAGATCTCTTGAGATTTCCTAAGAGACTCGCCTTCCaatcaaatggaaaaacaaGAAGCTTACAGTAAAAGGCCATCTGATAAACCAAAGGGACTATCcacattatatttttcttcccaaGCAAGCGATATGCCCAATCTGTTCTCACCGGGCATGTGAGAAATATCAACTGCAACGCAGCGAACATCAGTATTTTCTTTATCTTCGGATGAAAGATAATCACATACCGTTTGTAAGAGCTAGGACCTCTTGTTCTCTAAATGCAAAAGACAAGGAACTGGGTCACCGGAAATTCCGAGATGCTTAAGACTCCCTTCTAGCCACGCATCCAAGTCTAACAAGTCTAAATTATAGGCAATCAAGAATGCTTCCTCCTCCTTTACCTAATAAGTGGCCCAGTATaaagtatttttaaatttgaattgtTCAATTTGAAAGTGactattcaaatttaatttttatttttatttgaagattCTTTAAATTcggtttttctttaaaaatatgaaaaaaaaaaaaatcacaaaaagagtaatttaactttaaaaatttgaaaaaattcacaaaaagagtcatttaacaagctctctactctattttaaatttaactttgatcaaCAAGACTCTTCAAATGCcaagtgccaaaaaaaaatctcaaaaacccTTCCTGCTCTCCCCCCTCCTAAACCCCCCTCCCTTTCTGAGcctttttttctagttttttttttttgttttttttttgtttttgtttttgtaggtgttTTTTTTGGCCAATATCAGCAATTGCAGCTGCTACCGCCCACCTTCCAAGGTGCTGCGCCTCCCTTCTCCATTCGCTTCACCACGTGCCAACGCTGGTCAGTGCCCATTATCTCCTCTACTCCAGTCGCTGTTGATTTGCTGGCTGtattgcttgttttgtttgttttgaataataattttttctttagatCTGCTCTCGTGAGAGATCTACAAggaaaatgatgtagttttcCGATTGTTTTGGGTCGATGAGGAGTAGATCTAGTCTTCTTAGGAGCAGATGTGCTTTTATGGCTATTTTTCTGTTGGGGCTggattttctctattttttgttgtttgtatttttgtttgaataaggattgtctagacctttgggttgtggatgtgatctgTTTTCAGAGCGAAGAAgatgagctacctatgcattgagaATCTGTTTATAACAGATCTGATATTACAACTGAAAAGTAGTCATAGATTAGCGGATATTAATGTCATAGATAGAccttgaatgtttgatttttatgtaagTATCTATAGTTTGTAACCTCGTAGCatcggctatgatttttcagagatTTTTGTTCTGTGATGTAAGAGGTTATGCTTGTGATCCTTCATTAATgagactaaattttttttaaaaaaaatgccaagtggtaaaaagtgaaagttatttagttatttagtcttatatattcattttccttctctttcatCTAtctagaacaaaaaaataattaaaaaaaataagaaaataataatatttaactaaatttaaGGAAGATGTAGAAAGtttaatatttgattatttttaaagtaatttttcaaattaaaaataaataaatttttagcttcaagtttaacttttatttgaagagatTATCGAATCATCCCTTTtacttggaaaaagaaaaggaaacgcAAACACTCTCTGTCTTTGTTTCTCAGTCACACACTTTCACTCGATCTCTACTCTCTTGCTTCGTTTCTCAAGAAAGACTCTGTTTTGCTTCTAttcaaaaaccaataaaaaaattctgtACGTTGTACTGAAAAGAACCCAATTGTCCTCACTAATCTAACGGTTGGTTTTTTGAAGGTGTATGCTGCTTCCATACAGCCCAAAGGAATCAATAGTCTTTCACACTGAAATAATTTTGTTACAAAGAGTATTGTAATAGATATGAACAAATATTTGACTTTCAACGGTTATCTTCAACTGGGTACACAGTAACTAAAATAGTATTGATAAGTAGGACACAATTTTGCACTTTTGCTGCCTATGCTTAAAACTATGACGTTAATGGCGGAACCGGCAATCCCATTGATGGCTGCTGGCGTTGTGACTCCAACAGCTGGCAAAAAAACAACAATCGTCTTGCAGACTGTGGCATTGGTTTTGGCAGGAACGTAGTTGTTGGCCGCGGTGGCTCCTTCTATGTCGTCACTGACCCTGTTAAGTGTCAACCCGAAGCCCGGCACTATGCGTCATGCCGTCATCTAAGAGATAAACCAAGCAAGAGAGAGagcgcgagagagagagaagtaccAAAAAAAACGTTGAAAAGGATGAAATAAGAGTACGCATGTTCAAATCAGattggagaaaaagagagagagagacagttgGAAAACAAAGTGAGGACTGAGGAGACCTTGGAGATCTGGTTCAGGTTAGAGAGAACAGAGGGAGAAAGTGCGTGTGAGAGACCGAGAGACACATACAGTGCCTTTTCTTTTCCAAGTAAACGGCGTTAGACGTTTGCTTTATAGGGAGACTTAAAGGACACACTTTTAAGTGAGATTAAATCTCAGCCTTTAAGTTTTAAAGGCACATGATCCCCTCTCATCTATCTCTCTGATATTTGAACTAatcttctctctctgtctctctcagcGGGATGCCGAGAACGTTTGCGTAGTAGACGCCAGATTGAAGCTGACCAGCACCAGCATCTATCCCTAGCCTTTTGGCGGAAGCATCCTCGATGAAACAATTTGAAGAATTTCATTCCTTTGCTACTCTATTTATAAGTATTACTCTATTTATATTTGTAATCGCTATCTGGGAAATTTCGCATTCTGCTTGTATTGATATAGATTCGAATAAAGTTGGGGACTTTAATTACAAACGCTGggcctttttatctttttgttttttttgttttttggttgtttggttCTATTGTATACAACTCAATTCTCATCTTCAACTCTGCTTCGGGTTGTTCCCCTCACACAAATAACTTTTTCTCTGGGGATTCCCTTTTTAGGGTTTCTGATTTTCTGTTAACTGGATTCTTCTTCGATTTCAATCCATGGAAGAGGGGAACAAGGTTAATCAATGCAAGAGTGAAATGCTATCAACAATGGTGATGTATCCACCGGTAATAACCCAGTACTCTTgaatcttaattatttttattcttacaGCAAATCATTACACGTGAAATAATAAGACATCAAAAGAACATTTTGATGATCTTCATTTGTTTTAACTGCTGTAGTTTCCTTGGCTGATTACAGTCTCAAGTCTACCTGCATTTGCGTTTccatatttttgtttcatttcacccctttttttttttcttataaataaacATCTTAAATGAAAggactttttctattttctttagtatgatttcaaatgaaaattcatCTCTGGAGCGCTCGCTCTGGCCTTCTCATTGCTTGTTACGACTTTGGTTAGCactattattcttattttctttcgaGTGACAAATACTGGAGAACCTAGTGTGTTTTATTGTGGAGCTGATGTCTTGCGAATTGGtagatgagtaatgctataaggaGGATTCTGACTAGACTCAAATGTggtgtaacttttaaaattacctttaaatttgagataatcattattaaattttgatctaatggtgattttaaaagtcacattacattTAGGAGTACTAAAAGAaagactctagtcctccttCTAGCAAGTCTCAAGTGCATGTCATTATGGCTATCTTGATGCTTTCTGATTGGAGTTTTAAGTCCCGTAGCAGCTTGCAAAAGAAATTCTCAGTTTATACCTGTGTCTTATGAGTTTGTTTATAGTTCTTGATGTAGCAGATAAAATTAAAGAGAGGTGTAGGGAACAGAGAGAAGCTCTGCCTGGGGAGCCTAAATGTATTATATGTCGTCGCTATGGTGATCAGTGTATATGTGATGAGACAGATGATGATGTCTACAGCTTGGAATGCAAACAAGCTCTACTATGCAGGGTTGCCAACTCACAGCCGCCGGTTGGTCTCCCACCTCCTAAAAAATTACCTGCAACTGATGAGTGCTTTTACGTTAGAGATTCTGATGATAAATCAGGATCTCTATCTTTAACTATCGATCAGACAGCTGAGTCACTCAGAAGGAAGCTTGAAATTCATGTGAAGGGTGAATTAGCTGTGGCACCCATGTTATCATTCTCTTCTTGTAATCTTCCTCAGAAGCTTCTCCAAAATATGGAAGCTGCTGGATATGATGTGCCCACACCTGTTCAGATGCAAGCAGTCCCAGCTGCTTTGATAGGCAAAAGCCTGCTTGTTTCAGCTGACACGGGCTCAGGGAAAACTGCTTCTTTTCTGGTTCCAGTTGTTTCTCGCTGTGCAAATATTCGCATTGAGAGCTCCTCAAACCAGAGAAAGCCATTAGCAATTGTTCTAACACCAACTAGAGA
This window of the Corylus avellana chromosome ca5, CavTom2PMs-1.0 genome carries:
- the LOC132183001 gene encoding uncharacterized protein LOC132183001, producing MKNKASAILKQIISTLSSMAKAKSLSLKSKTRAIKTRLIILSLLSKKKFLMSSLSHSIQQKKSSISHKLHTLLGHQYHDKQYSDDENQSKLAIALYEGNINAMTHESLPDQTRTELLEETEHGCVDEADEEDDVKYPDLTHSFFEDPGLGGSVIDLVKTSKEGAGEEFSLEDDIDHVADLFIKRFHSQMLMQKQLSLKRYHQMLQRGA